A window of the Cucurbita pepo subsp. pepo cultivar mu-cu-16 chromosome LG01, ASM280686v2, whole genome shotgun sequence genome harbors these coding sequences:
- the LOC111803449 gene encoding uncharacterized protein LOC111803449 produces MEKRRFVYALSLSIVVSFALVAIVSCIAAELHRTKTKDLRLDGKLCYLPESQAFRYGVAALACLVIAQVIGNVLFCTSCSLNSRGKKSNDQQPPRRSILAIILLVISWASFTVVILLLSAATSMSRQQQYGAGWLSGECYLVKSGVYIAAAILILVSTCSIVCSAVAVLRKSLQIDESRKTSTLPK; encoded by the exons ATGGAAAAACGCCGTTTCGTCTACGCCTTAAGCCTCTCGATCGTCGTCTCCTTCGCACTTGTCGCCATTGTGTCGTGTATAGCTGCAGAATTACACAGAACAAAG ACCAAAGACCTCAGATTGGATGGGAAACTGTGCTATTTGCCAGAAAGTCAAGCATTTAGATATGGAGTTGCAGCATTGGCGTGTTTGGTTATTGCTCAAGTTATtggaaatgttttgttctgcACAAGTTGCAGTTTGAACTCAAGAGGGAAGAAAAGCAATGATCAACAACCTCCTAGAAGATCAATTTTGGCCATAATTCTTCTTGTTATTTCTTG GGCAAGCTTTACCGTGGTGATATTGCTACTGAGCGCGGCGACGAGTATGAGCAGACAGCAACAATACGGTGCGGGCTGGTTGAGCGGCGAGTGTTATTTGGTGAAGAGCGGCGTATACATCGCCGCAGCAATTCTGATCCTCGTTTCGACATGTTCGATCGTCTGCTCCGCCGTAGCAGTCTTGAGGAAGAGCCTTCAGATCGACGAATCCAGAAAAACTAGTACACtgccaaaataa
- the LOC111790708 gene encoding uncharacterized protein LOC111790708, with protein sequence MEKKHEIGTPLSSSLIDLTKSFKLAVRSLLTSCSREEFRECFSGFTTAEQENLHRLFVQVITSLHGNIEDEFESLCIETQVGRVLDNVEQLLEEQDLDPLYSKKTNIMDIANYLSMTRKNEIQHLKDMLKTSEEQNRHIQARIDVLKKGVEDASGMADAVEKLRIRCRASPTDGDNGTCDT encoded by the exons atggagaagaagcaCGAGATTGGTACTCCGCTTAGCTCCAGCCTGATTGATCTGACAAAGTCGTTCAAGCTCGCCGTTCGTTCTCTCCTGACTTCCTGTTCCAGGGAG GAGTTTCGGGAATGCTTTTCGGGATTTACGACCGCGGAGCAAGAAAATCTTCATCGTCTATTCGTTCAG GTTATAACTTCTTTGCATGGAAACATAGAG GACGAGTTTGAGTCATTATGTATTGAAACCCAG GTAGGACGTGTACTTGATAACGTTGAACAACTTTTGGAAGAACAAGATCTAGATCCATTGTACTCCAAGAA GACTAATATAATGGATATTGCTAATTATCTGTCCATGACAAGGAAGAATGAGATCCAACACTTGAAGGACATGCTGAAAACG TCTGAGGAACAGAACCGGCATATTCAAGCCCGTATCGATGTCCTTAAGAAAGGAGTGGAAGATGCCTCGGGCATGGCTGATGCTGTTGAGAAG CTAAGAATCAGATGCAGagcttctccaactgatggtGATAACGGGACCTGCGACACATAA
- the LOC111790974 gene encoding abscisic acid 8'-hydroxylase 1-like: MFFPFILAAAAAIFFFFFFHSLFKFSASVRRKPPLPPGSMGWPYIGETLQLYSQDPNVFFASKKKRYGPIFKSHILGYPCVMLSSPEAVKFVLVTKAHLFKPTFPASKERMLGKNGIFFHQGEYHAKLRRLVLRTFMPESIKNIVPTIESIAKNTIQSWNGQLINTFQEMKMFAFEVSLLSIFGKDEALYFEDLKRCYYILEKGYNSMPINLPRTLFHEAMKARKDLARILNKILTTRRETKRDYNDLLGSFMSEKEGLTDEQIADNVIGIIFAARDTTASVLTWILKFLGENPSVLQAVTDEQEAIMNEKQSREDNNLTWGDAKNMPITSRVIQETLRVASVLSFTFREAVEDVEFDGYLIPKGWKVLPLFRNIHRSSENFAQPDKFDPSRFEVAQKPNTYMPFGNGTHSCPGNELAKLEMLVLLHHLTTNYRWNVVGDEEGIQYGPFALPHNGLPIRISLKK, translated from the exons ATGTTCTTCCCTTTCATcctcgccgccgccgccgccatcttcttcttcttcttcttccattctctTTTCAAATTCTCCGCCTCTGTTCGCCGGAAACCACCTCTTCCACCGGGCTCAATGGGCTGGCCTTACATCGGTGAAACCCTCCAACTCTACTCTCAAGATCCCAACGTCTTCTTTGCCTCCAAGAAGAAGAG atATGGTCCAATTTTCAAGTCCCACATATTGGGTTATCCTTGTGTGATGCTTTCAAGTCCCGAAGCTGTGAAATTTGTGTTGGTTACTAAAGCCCATCTCTTTAAGCCGACATTCCCAGCTAGTAAAGAAAGAATGTTGGGAAAAAATGGCATATTTTTTCACCAAGGTGAGTATCATGCCAAATTGAGACGCCTCGTCCTCCGAACATTCATGCCTGAGTCCATCAAAAACATCGTACCCACCATCGAATCCATCGCTAAGAACACCATACAATCATGGAATGGACAATTGATCAACACCTtccaagaaatgaaaatg tTCGCATTCGAGGTTTCTTTGCTATCAATATTTGGAAAAGATGAAGCTCTTTACTTCGAAGATCTTAAACGATGCTATTACATTCTTGAAAAAGGGTACAATTCGATGCCCATAAACTTGCCAAGAACACTCTTCCACGAGGCCATGAAAGCTAGGAAGGATCTAGCGCGTATCTTAAACAAGATCCTCACAACCAGGAGGGAAACGAAGCGGGATTACAACGACCTCCTCGGATCATTCATGAGCGAAAAGGAAGGCCTCACTGACGAACAGATAGCCGACAATGTCATCGGCATCATCTTCGCAGCTCGCGACACGACAGCGAGTGTTCTAACATGGATCTTGAAGTTCCTAGGAGAAAACCCAAGTGTTCTTCAAGCTGTTACC GATGAACAAGAAGcaataatgaatgaaaaacagaGTAGAGAAGATAATAATCTCACCTGGGGTGACGCGAAAAACATGCCGATTACTTCAAGGGTGATTCAAGAAACTCTAAGAGTTGCTTCGGTTTTGTCATTTACTTTCAGAGAAGCAGTGGAAGATGTTGAATTTGACG GGTATTTGATTCCAAAGGGATGGAAAGTTTTGCCTCTGTTCAGGAACATTCATCGTAGCTCTGAGAATTTTGCTCAGCCTGACAAGTTTGATCCTTCGAGATTTGAg GTGGCTCAGAAACCCAATACGTATATGCCATTTGGCAATGGGACCCACTCCTGTCCGGGAAATGAATTGGCCAAGCTGGAGATGTTGGTTTTACTCCATCATTTAACCACAAACTACAG GTGGAATGTAGTGGGAGATGAAGAAGGGATTCAATATGGTCCATTTGCTCTTCCCCACAACGGATTGCCCATTAGAATATCtctcaagaaataa